The stretch of DNA TGGAAGATCGAGGTCGAGGACTTCCCGGCGTTCATCCTGGTGGACGACAAGGGGAACGACTTCTATCAGCAGATCGCCTGCGCCGGCTGACCGCCCCGCCGGGAGGGGGATCTACCGGCGAATCGACCGCGCGTTGCGGTACGTGATCCACCCGGGTGGCGCTGATCGCCCCTGCGCCGATCAGCGCCCGGTCTTGCGCCGTGCCGTGACCGTTTCCCCGCCGATCCCCCAGTTGTCGGTTTCCACTTCCTCGATCAGCACCATCGTGGTCTGCGGGTTTTTCCCCAGCACGTCCACCAGCACCTTCGTCACCCCGCGGATCA from bacterium encodes:
- a CDS encoding 4-oxalocrotonate tautomerase family protein codes for the protein MPFVNIKITRDGVTPEKKAEVIRGVTKVLVDVLGKNPQTTMVLIEEVETDNWGIGGETVTARRKTGR